In a single window of the Pseudomonas sp. B21-015 genome:
- a CDS encoding MFS transporter produces MRKINVHEVIDNARFNRFHWMVLFWCALIIIFDGYDLVIYGVVLPMLMKEWGLSPLQAGALGSYALFGMMFGALFFGPLSDKIGRKKAITLCVMLFSGFTVLNGFARNPTEFGLCRFVAGLGIGGVMPNVVALMNEYAPKKIRSTLVAIMFSGYSVGGMLSAGLGIVLIPSFGWQSVFYVALLPLLLLPLIMYFLPESVGFMLRQGSHDEARNILQRVDPAYIAQTGDQLHMSEVKGTGTPVLQLFREGRALRTLMLWLAFFCCLLMVYALSSWLPKLMANAGYSLGSSLSFLLVLNFGAIFGAVGGGVLGDKLNLPRVLAVFFVVAAVSITLLGFNSPMPVLYLLIALAGATTIGSQILLYACAAQFYSMTIRSTGLGWASGIGRNGAIVGPLLGGALLGISLPLQLNFMAFALPGAVAALAMTVFSISSRRSAGVSQALSPTGA; encoded by the coding sequence ATGCGCAAGATCAACGTACACGAGGTTATCGACAACGCTCGATTCAACCGCTTTCACTGGATGGTGCTGTTCTGGTGCGCCCTGATCATCATCTTCGACGGATACGATTTGGTGATCTACGGCGTGGTGTTGCCGATGCTGATGAAAGAGTGGGGGCTCAGTCCCCTGCAAGCCGGCGCGCTGGGCAGTTATGCCCTGTTCGGAATGATGTTCGGCGCGCTGTTTTTCGGCCCGCTGTCGGACAAGATTGGCCGCAAGAAAGCCATCACCCTGTGCGTGATGCTCTTCAGCGGTTTTACCGTGCTCAATGGTTTTGCCCGTAACCCCACCGAGTTTGGCCTCTGCCGGTTCGTTGCCGGGTTGGGCATTGGCGGGGTGATGCCCAACGTCGTGGCGCTGATGAACGAGTACGCGCCGAAGAAAATCCGCAGCACGCTGGTGGCGATCATGTTCAGCGGCTACTCGGTGGGCGGCATGCTCTCGGCGGGGCTCGGCATCGTGCTGATCCCGAGTTTTGGCTGGCAGTCGGTGTTTTACGTGGCGTTGCTGCCATTGCTGTTGTTACCGTTGATCATGTACTTCCTGCCTGAATCGGTGGGTTTCATGTTGCGTCAGGGGAGTCATGACGAGGCGCGCAACATTCTCCAGCGGGTCGATCCGGCGTACATCGCGCAAACCGGCGATCAGTTGCACATGAGCGAAGTGAAGGGCACCGGCACCCCGGTGTTGCAACTGTTTCGCGAGGGTCGCGCGCTGCGCACGCTGATGCTGTGGCTGGCATTTTTCTGCTGCTTGCTGATGGTCTACGCCTTGAGTTCCTGGCTGCCAAAACTGATGGCCAACGCCGGTTACAGCCTGGGCTCGAGCCTGTCGTTCCTGCTGGTGCTCAACTTCGGCGCCATTTTCGGCGCGGTCGGCGGCGGGGTGCTGGGCGACAAGCTCAACCTGCCACGCGTGTTGGCGGTGTTCTTCGTCGTGGCTGCGGTATCGATCACCTTGCTGGGCTTCAACAGTCCGATGCCGGTGTTGTACCTGCTGATCGCCCTTGCCGGCGCCACCACCATCGGCTCACAAATTCTGTTGTACGCCTGCGCCGCGCAGTTCTACTCCATGACCATTCGCTCCACCGGTTTGGGCTGGGCGTCAGGCATCGGGCGCAACGGTGCGATTGTCGGTCCACTGCTGGGCGGTGCCTTGCTGGGGATCAGTCTGCCGCTGCAACTGAACTTCATGGCGTTTGCCTTGCCCGGCGCGGTGGCCGCCCTCGCCATGACCGTGTTCTCCATCAGCAGCCGGCGCAGCGCTGGTGTCAGCCAAGCGCTGTCACCGACCGGCGCTTGA
- a CDS encoding SulP family inorganic anion transporter: MSDSDSSSPVPEPGRIVHRDTDGDTGWSRWLPGLRTLRGYKIAWLRHDFVAGLVLTTMLVPVGIAYAVASGVPGIYGLYATIVGLLAYALFGPSRILVLGPDSSLAAVILAVVLPLSGGDPHRAIALAGMMAIVSGVVCILAGIARLGFVTELLSKPIRYGYMNGIALTVLISQLPKLFGFSIESDGPLRNLWAIATAIMEGKTNWTAFMVGAATLAVILLFKGNKRVPSILIAVVGATVVVGVLDLAARAGISVLGSLPQGLPAFDIPWITRADIVPVLIGGFAVALVSFADTSVLSRVYAARSRTYVDPNQEMVGLGVTNLAAGFFQGFPICSSSSRTPVAEAAGAKTQLTGVIGAVAVALLLVVAPDLLKDLPTSALAAVVIASAIGLIEVTDLRRIYRIQRWEFWLSIVCTVGVAVLGAIEGIGLAIVIAVIEFLWDGWRPYSAVLGRAEGVKGYHDIKRYPDARLVPGLVLFRWDAPLFFANAELFHDRVLDAVAASPTPVRWLVVAAEPVTSVDVTSADMLAELDETLHAAGIKLCVAEMKDPVKDKLKRFGLFARLGETAFFPTVGTAVDSYLMIHPVDWENEDR; the protein is encoded by the coding sequence ATGAGCGATTCGGATTCTTCGTCTCCCGTCCCGGAACCCGGACGGATTGTCCATCGGGATACCGATGGCGACACCGGTTGGAGCCGCTGGCTGCCAGGGCTGCGCACGCTACGTGGATACAAAATCGCCTGGTTGCGGCACGACTTCGTGGCCGGACTGGTGCTGACCACGATGCTGGTGCCCGTCGGCATCGCCTACGCAGTGGCATCGGGCGTACCCGGCATTTATGGCCTTTACGCGACCATCGTTGGGCTACTGGCGTACGCGCTGTTCGGCCCCAGCCGAATTCTGGTGCTGGGGCCGGACTCCTCGCTGGCCGCTGTCATCCTCGCCGTCGTCCTGCCGCTGTCCGGCGGCGACCCGCATCGTGCCATCGCCCTTGCGGGCATGATGGCGATCGTGTCGGGAGTTGTGTGCATCCTGGCCGGCATAGCGCGCCTGGGCTTTGTCACCGAGCTGCTGTCCAAACCGATCCGCTACGGGTACATGAACGGAATCGCGCTGACGGTATTGATCAGCCAACTGCCCAAGCTTTTCGGTTTTTCAATTGAATCCGACGGCCCGTTGAGAAACCTGTGGGCCATCGCTACAGCGATCATGGAGGGGAAAACCAACTGGACCGCCTTCATGGTCGGCGCAGCCACCCTGGCCGTGATTCTGCTGTTCAAGGGTAACAAGCGCGTACCAAGTATTCTGATCGCCGTAGTGGGAGCGACCGTCGTCGTGGGTGTGCTGGACCTTGCCGCACGCGCTGGAATATCGGTCCTCGGCTCTCTTCCACAAGGCTTGCCTGCGTTCGACATCCCCTGGATCACTAGGGCCGACATCGTCCCCGTGCTGATCGGCGGTTTCGCTGTTGCCCTGGTTTCATTCGCCGATACCAGCGTGCTCTCACGTGTCTATGCGGCACGGAGCCGTACCTATGTGGACCCGAACCAGGAGATGGTGGGCCTGGGCGTCACCAACCTGGCCGCCGGATTTTTTCAGGGTTTTCCGATCTGCAGCAGTTCGTCACGTACGCCCGTGGCGGAGGCCGCAGGCGCCAAAACCCAGCTGACCGGAGTCATCGGTGCGGTTGCTGTTGCCTTATTGCTAGTGGTGGCGCCGGACCTGTTGAAGGATTTACCCACCAGCGCACTGGCGGCGGTGGTGATCGCCTCCGCCATCGGCCTGATTGAGGTCACCGACCTGCGACGAATTTACCGAATCCAGCGTTGGGAGTTCTGGCTGTCAATCGTCTGCACCGTCGGCGTGGCCGTGCTGGGTGCGATTGAGGGCATCGGCCTGGCCATCGTGATCGCCGTCATCGAATTTCTGTGGGATGGCTGGCGCCCTTACTCTGCCGTTCTGGGACGCGCGGAAGGCGTGAAGGGTTATCACGACATCAAGCGCTATCCCGACGCGCGCCTTGTACCCGGCCTCGTACTGTTTCGCTGGGATGCGCCGTTGTTTTTCGCCAACGCCGAGTTGTTCCATGACCGAGTGCTCGACGCCGTGGCTGCATCGCCTACGCCAGTGCGCTGGTTGGTCGTTGCGGCGGAACCCGTCACCAGCGTGGACGTGACCTCCGCCGACATGTTGGCGGAGCTGGACGAAACCTTGCACGCGGCGGGCATCAAGTTGTGCGTGGCCGAGATGAAGGACCCGGTCAAGGACAAGCTGAAGCGATTCGGGCTTTTCGCGCGACTTGGCGAAACGGCGTTTTTTCCAACAGTAGGTACTGCAGTCGACAGCTATCTGATGATTCATCCGGTGGATTGGGAGAACGAGGATCGCTGA
- a CDS encoding OprD family porin has protein sequence MKQILPATGSVLSLALVSGFSSGVMAAEGGSIEDTTATLQARNYYFSRDFSDIVGANQQSKAEEWAQGFILNVKSGYTQGPVGFGVDVIGLLGLKLDSSPDRVNTGLLPVHGDGRAADDYSRLEGALKMRYSKTELKVGELQPNLPVLAFSDIRLLPPSYQGASISSNEINGLTLQGGHLNSTSLRNEAGDEKMQAMLGHVPQRQVSSDGFNFAGADYAFNDKRSSVSAWFGQLEDIYNQRFLGFKHSQPMGDWTLGANLGYYDSREDGRKLLGNIDNQAFFSLLSAKRGGHTFYVGYQGMFGDSAFPRVFANISPLGNEVPTYEFAYTDERSWQARYDYDFAALGMPGLTSTVRYITGNNVDTGKGFEGKDRERDLDIGYVLQSGSLKGLGIRVRNVMARSNYRSDIDENRLILSYTWKLL, from the coding sequence ATGAAACAGATCCTTCCAGCAACCGGTTCAGTGTTGTCCCTGGCGCTCGTCTCGGGTTTTTCCAGTGGCGTGATGGCCGCCGAGGGCGGCTCCATCGAAGACACCACGGCCACCTTGCAGGCGCGTAACTACTACTTCAGTCGGGACTTCTCGGACATCGTCGGGGCCAATCAACAGTCGAAGGCCGAAGAGTGGGCGCAAGGCTTCATCCTCAACGTCAAATCCGGTTATACCCAGGGCCCCGTCGGTTTTGGTGTGGATGTCATCGGCTTGCTTGGCCTCAAACTCGACAGCAGCCCGGACCGGGTCAATACCGGTTTGCTGCCGGTGCACGGTGACGGGCGCGCGGCGGATGATTACAGCCGTCTGGAGGGCGCGTTGAAGATGCGTTACTCCAAGACCGAGTTGAAGGTGGGTGAGCTGCAACCCAACCTGCCGGTGCTGGCCTTCAGTGATATCCGTCTGCTGCCGCCCAGCTATCAGGGCGCAAGCATCAGCTCGAACGAGATCAATGGTCTGACCTTGCAAGGCGGCCACTTGAACTCGACCAGCCTGCGCAACGAGGCCGGCGACGAAAAGATGCAAGCCATGCTCGGTCATGTACCGCAGCGACAGGTCAGCAGCGATGGCTTCAACTTTGCCGGCGCCGATTACGCCTTCAATGACAAACGCAGTTCGGTCAGCGCCTGGTTCGGGCAACTGGAAGATATCTACAACCAGCGCTTTCTCGGCTTCAAGCACAGCCAGCCGATGGGCGACTGGACCTTGGGCGCCAACCTTGGCTATTACGATTCGCGTGAAGACGGCAGAAAGTTGCTGGGCAATATCGACAACCAGGCGTTCTTCTCCTTGCTGTCGGCCAAGCGCGGCGGCCACACGTTTTATGTCGGCTATCAGGGCATGTTCGGCGACAGCGCCTTCCCGCGAGTGTTTGCCAACATCTCGCCACTGGGCAATGAAGTGCCGACCTACGAGTTTGCCTACACCGACGAACGCTCCTGGCAGGCGCGCTACGACTACGATTTTGCGGCCCTCGGCATGCCAGGGCTGACCAGCACTGTGCGCTACATCACCGGTAATAACGTCGACACCGGCAAGGGCTTTGAAGGCAAGGACCGTGAGCGCGATCTGGATATCGGCTATGTGCTGCAGAGCGGCAGTCTCAAAGGCCTCGGCATCCGCGTGCGCAACGTCATGGCGCGTTCCAACTACCGCAGCGATATCGACGAAAACCGCCTGATCCTCAGCTACACGTGGAAGCTGTTATGA
- a CDS encoding benzoate/H(+) symporter BenE family transporter — MKALFQDFSLSAAVAGFIATVISYAGPLVIIFQAAETAQLSRDVLSSWVWAISIGSAVLGIGLSLRYRVPVIIAWSAPGSALLVALLPGISMPEAVGAYLVSSLIIFLVGVSGAFDRIIGKLPAAIAAAMLAGILFSFGTGLFVSMQHKPLLVLAMFATYLICKRAMPRYAVLMVLLVGCSIAAFTGDLHSEALVIGLATPAWITPEFSLSATLNIALPLVMVALTGQFVPGMAVLRASGYPTPASPIIASSALGTALLAPFGCHGLNLAAITAAICTGREAHEDPGKRYVAGVVGGLCYLVLGIFGATLVSLFSAFPKELIAALAGLALFAAIAGALAGAMAVPSDRESALVTFLSTASGMSLLGLSAAFWGLIFGMVTHVLLSARRPVPRSETAATEALQPVDQ, encoded by the coding sequence ATGAAGGCTCTATTCCAGGACTTCTCCCTGTCTGCTGCCGTCGCCGGATTCATCGCCACGGTGATTTCCTACGCAGGCCCGTTGGTGATCATCTTTCAGGCCGCCGAGACCGCGCAGCTCTCGCGGGACGTGTTGTCGTCCTGGGTTTGGGCGATTTCCATCGGCAGCGCCGTGCTCGGCATTGGTTTGAGCCTGCGTTACCGCGTCCCGGTGATCATCGCGTGGTCGGCGCCGGGCTCGGCATTGCTGGTGGCCCTGTTGCCGGGAATCTCCATGCCGGAGGCGGTGGGCGCTTATCTGGTCAGCAGCCTGATTATTTTCCTGGTCGGCGTGTCGGGGGCGTTTGACCGGATCATCGGCAAACTGCCCGCGGCGATTGCGGCGGCGATGCTGGCGGGGATTCTGTTCAGCTTCGGCACCGGGTTGTTCGTGTCCATGCAACACAAGCCGTTGCTGGTGCTGGCGATGTTTGCCACGTACCTGATCTGCAAGCGAGCGATGCCACGTTACGCGGTGTTGATGGTGCTGCTGGTGGGCTGTTCCATCGCCGCGTTCACCGGTGATTTACACAGCGAAGCGCTGGTAATCGGTTTGGCCACGCCCGCGTGGATCACCCCCGAATTCAGCCTGAGTGCGACCCTGAATATCGCCTTGCCGCTGGTGATGGTGGCGCTGACCGGCCAGTTTGTGCCTGGCATGGCAGTGCTGCGCGCCAGCGGCTACCCGACGCCGGCGAGCCCGATCATCGCCAGTAGCGCGTTGGGCACTGCGCTGTTGGCCCCGTTCGGTTGCCATGGGCTGAATCTGGCGGCGATCACCGCGGCCATCTGTACCGGTCGCGAGGCCCATGAAGATCCGGGCAAACGCTATGTGGCCGGGGTCGTGGGCGGGCTGTGTTACCTGGTGCTGGGGATCTTCGGTGCCACGCTGGTTTCGTTGTTTTCGGCGTTCCCCAAGGAGCTGATCGCAGCCCTGGCCGGGCTGGCGCTGTTCGCGGCGATTGCCGGGGCGCTGGCCGGCGCAATGGCCGTGCCGAGTGATCGCGAATCCGCGCTGGTGACCTTTCTCTCCACCGCGTCGGGCATGTCGCTGTTGGGTTTGTCCGCCGCTTTTTGGGGACTGATTTTCGGCATGGTCACGCACGTGCTGTTAAGCGCCCGCCGTCCCGTCCCACGCAGCGAAACCGCTGCGACTGAAGCACTTCAACCTGTCGATCAATAA
- a CDS encoding AI-2E family transporter has translation MVPIPTLEKVFSRDLLDVLIRAGVITVLVMFCFQIFSPFLDLMLWSVILAITLYPLQVKFRGKLGNKDGITATLIVLIVISILMVPVYLLGASLAESVERVMTMVKTDSFHIPPPSATIASWPLVGESLYNLWTQAATDLPHLAQKFIPQIKGVSLSLLSKLAGVSMGLLLFIVALIIAGIFLAYGEGGHRSAVRIVTRFSGPINGPKIADLCTATIRAVALGVVGIAFIQMLLVGIGFVFMGVPGAGLLALAVLLLGIMQLPATLITLPVIVFVFMSEGASTATIVFAIYVFVAGLVDNVLKPLLLGRGVDVPMPVVLIGALGGMVTGGILGLFIGPVILAVGYQLFWEWVDQVQDPGPDDQEQT, from the coding sequence ATGGTTCCCATACCCACTCTCGAAAAGGTTTTTTCCCGAGACCTGCTCGATGTACTGATTCGTGCCGGAGTGATTACTGTTCTGGTGATGTTCTGCTTCCAGATATTCAGCCCGTTCCTCGATCTGATGCTGTGGTCGGTGATCCTGGCAATCACCCTCTACCCCTTGCAAGTCAAATTCAGAGGCAAACTGGGAAACAAGGACGGGATCACCGCGACGCTGATCGTATTGATCGTCATCAGTATTCTTATGGTGCCTGTCTATTTGTTGGGAGCCTCGCTTGCGGAATCCGTGGAAAGGGTCATGACCATGGTCAAAACCGACAGTTTCCATATTCCGCCGCCGTCCGCCACGATCGCCAGTTGGCCACTGGTGGGAGAATCTCTTTATAACTTATGGACACAAGCCGCCACTGACCTGCCCCATCTGGCTCAGAAGTTCATACCGCAGATCAAAGGTGTCAGCCTCTCCCTGCTGAGCAAGCTTGCGGGTGTCAGCATGGGGCTCCTTTTATTCATCGTCGCCCTGATTATTGCCGGTATTTTTTTAGCGTATGGAGAAGGCGGCCACCGCAGCGCGGTGCGAATCGTTACGCGCTTCAGCGGTCCGATCAACGGGCCGAAAATCGCCGATCTGTGCACCGCCACCATCCGGGCAGTGGCGTTAGGGGTTGTCGGCATCGCCTTCATCCAGATGCTGTTGGTGGGCATCGGTTTTGTGTTCATGGGCGTCCCCGGCGCCGGACTTCTCGCCTTGGCGGTACTGCTGCTTGGCATCATGCAGTTACCGGCGACCCTGATTACCCTTCCGGTCATCGTCTTTGTTTTCATGAGCGAAGGTGCCAGTACGGCGACCATTGTGTTTGCCATCTATGTCTTCGTCGCAGGATTGGTCGATAACGTCCTCAAACCGCTGCTGCTGGGTCGGGGTGTCGATGTACCGATGCCTGTGGTGCTGATCGGTGCCTTGGGCGGCATGGTCACGGGCGGTATCCTCGGACTGTTTATCGGCCCGGTGATACTCGCGGTCGGCTATCAGTTGTTCTGGGAATGGGTGGATCAAGTGCAAGATCCCGGGCCAGACGACCAGGAACAGACCTGA
- a CDS encoding NAD(P)/FAD-dependent oxidoreductase, translating to MTHRIVIVGGGAGGLELATRLGKTLGKRGTASVMLVDANLTHIWKPLLHEVAAGSLNSSEDELNYVAQAKWNHFEFQLGRMSGLDRAQKKIQLAATYDEAGLELVPAREVPYDSLVIAVGSTTNDFGTQGAAQHCLFLDTRKQAERFHQQLLNHYLRAHAGQTDKVEQISVAIVGAGATGVELAAELHNAAHELAAYGLDRIKPENMHITLIEAGPRVLPALPERIGGPVHKTLEKLGVNVMTNAAVSEVTADSLITADGQVINASLKVWAAGIRAPGFLKDIDGLETNRINQLQVLPTLQTTRDENIFAFGDCAACPQPGTDRNVPPRAQAAHQQASLLAKSLKLRIEGKSLPEYKYTDYGSLISLSRFSAVGNLMGNLTGSVMLEGWLARMFYVSLYRMHQMALYGAFRTAMLMLGSKIGRGTEPRLKLH from the coding sequence ATGACTCATCGTATTGTCATCGTTGGCGGCGGCGCCGGCGGTCTGGAGTTGGCTACCCGTCTGGGTAAGACTCTGGGCAAGCGCGGCACGGCCAGTGTGATGCTGGTCGACGCGAACCTGACCCATATCTGGAAACCGCTGTTGCACGAAGTGGCGGCAGGCTCCCTGAACTCTTCCGAAGACGAACTCAACTATGTTGCCCAGGCAAAATGGAACCACTTCGAGTTCCAGCTGGGGCGCATGAGCGGGCTCGATCGCGCGCAGAAGAAAATCCAGCTGGCTGCCACCTACGACGAGGCTGGCCTGGAACTGGTACCGGCGCGGGAAGTGCCTTACGACTCGCTGGTGATTGCCGTCGGCAGCACCACCAACGACTTCGGGACTCAAGGCGCGGCGCAACACTGCTTGTTCCTCGACACCCGCAAACAGGCCGAGCGCTTCCATCAGCAACTGCTCAATCACTACCTGCGTGCCCACGCCGGGCAGACCGACAAGGTCGAACAGATCAGCGTAGCCATCGTCGGCGCCGGGGCCACCGGGGTCGAACTGGCGGCAGAACTGCACAACGCCGCCCATGAACTCGCGGCCTATGGCCTGGACCGAATCAAACCGGAAAACATGCACATCACCCTGATCGAAGCCGGACCACGGGTACTGCCAGCCCTGCCGGAACGGATCGGCGGGCCTGTGCATAAAACCCTGGAGAAACTCGGGGTCAACGTCATGACCAATGCCGCGGTCAGCGAAGTCACGGCAGACAGCCTGATTACCGCCGATGGCCAAGTGATCAACGCCAGCCTGAAAGTCTGGGCCGCCGGGATTCGTGCACCGGGTTTCCTCAAGGACATCGATGGCCTGGAAACCAACCGCATCAACCAGCTGCAAGTGCTGCCGACTCTGCAAACCACCCGCGACGAGAACATCTTCGCCTTCGGTGACTGCGCGGCCTGCCCACAACCGGGCACCGATCGCAATGTACCGCCGCGCGCCCAGGCGGCGCATCAGCAGGCGTCGTTGCTGGCCAAATCGCTGAAACTGCGGATCGAAGGCAAGTCCCTCCCGGAATACAAATACACCGATTACGGCTCGCTGATCTCGCTGTCGCGCTTTTCGGCTGTGGGTAACTTGATGGGCAACCTGACCGGCAGCGTGATGCTCGAAGGCTGGCTGGCGCGGATGTTCTATGTGTCGCTGTACCGCATGCACCAGATGGCGCTGTATGGCGCGTTCCGCACGGCGATGTTGATGCTGGGCAGCAAGATTGGCCGCGGGACTGAGCCGCGGCTGAAGCTGCATTAA
- a CDS encoding DUF3094 domain-containing protein, translating to MTSRLNPDDQKHVEEYLHLSQHQVERRPFRPWMLLVVVLAVTIGLGLLSRLISYLTL from the coding sequence ATGACCAGCCGCCTGAACCCCGACGACCAGAAGCATGTCGAAGAGTACCTGCACCTGTCCCAGCACCAAGTCGAGCGCCGGCCTTTCCGGCCGTGGATGCTCCTGGTGGTGGTGCTGGCAGTGACCATTGGTCTAGGCCTGTTGAGCCGACTTATCAGTTACCTGACGCTATGA
- a CDS encoding DUF1780 domain-containing protein, whose translation MDDSDYLRLLTIAAEQANTFLSNARKWERERWVCQRLLQGLNIPYRADEFAPAGEPPDVLFRDANFEVFFVLDEGRRLNDEWRDELQRRRSAFSLSQLVRREAKPRRIPANEFLLRLAPTLRKKAHNYKERGMDLGELDIIAFASLKREVLDLNSHFPPPTEYLRQGWRSLSLVGPTFARVLFAHPDAPDFLRSNLGRSIVFDVGISL comes from the coding sequence ATGGATGACTCAGATTATTTACGCCTGCTGACCATCGCGGCCGAGCAAGCCAACACGTTCCTCTCCAATGCCCGCAAATGGGAGCGTGAGCGTTGGGTTTGCCAGCGCCTGCTCCAAGGCCTGAACATTCCCTATCGCGCCGACGAGTTTGCCCCCGCCGGGGAGCCGCCGGACGTGCTGTTTCGCGACGCGAATTTCGAGGTGTTCTTCGTGCTCGACGAGGGCCGGCGCCTCAACGACGAATGGCGTGATGAGCTGCAACGCCGGCGCAGCGCGTTTTCCCTGAGCCAGCTGGTGCGCCGCGAGGCCAAGCCCCGGCGCATCCCGGCCAATGAGTTTCTGCTGAGACTGGCGCCGACCTTGCGCAAAAAAGCCCACAACTACAAAGAACGCGGCATGGACCTGGGGGAGCTGGACATCATCGCCTTCGCCAGCCTCAAGCGCGAAGTGTTGGACCTCAACAGCCACTTTCCACCGCCCACCGAGTACCTGCGCCAGGGCTGGCGTTCGTTGTCGCTGGTCGGCCCGACCTTCGCCCGAGTGTTGTTCGCGCACCCGGATGCCCCGGATTTCCTGCGCAGCAACCTGGGTCGCAGCATCGTCTTCGACGTCGGGATCAGCCTGTGA
- a CDS encoding FAD/FMN-containing dehydrogenase has protein sequence MKYWPVLLLSLLPLWAQALEVGERLAPWTLLDQFDQAFTFDNQTQTLLVARSMDAAKLVDAALQGQPKGYLEARHAVFVADIQRMPRLIAKMFAVPAMRDYPYRVMLDRDGRVAPRYPGSVDKVLWLQLKDGQLVGKHEYATAAQLREALEKARP, from the coding sequence GTGAAATATTGGCCGGTGTTATTGCTCAGTCTTCTGCCTCTTTGGGCCCAGGCGCTGGAGGTTGGCGAGCGCCTGGCGCCGTGGACCTTACTTGATCAGTTCGATCAGGCCTTCACATTCGATAATCAGACTCAGACGCTGCTGGTGGCGCGCAGCATGGACGCCGCAAAATTGGTCGACGCCGCTCTGCAGGGCCAGCCCAAGGGCTACCTGGAAGCTCGGCACGCGGTATTTGTCGCGGACATCCAGCGCATGCCTCGACTGATCGCGAAGATGTTTGCAGTACCGGCTATGCGCGATTATCCCTATCGAGTGATGCTTGACCGTGATGGTCGCGTGGCGCCGCGTTACCCCGGGTCCGTGGATAAAGTGCTGTGGCTGCAGCTCAAGGACGGTCAATTGGTGGGGAAGCACGAATACGCCACGGCGGCACAATTGCGTGAGGCGCTGGAGAAGGCCCGGCCATGA
- a CDS encoding potassium channel family protein, giving the protein MLLNLLAGLPVMFFCLIMQAIFVTMCLRQYVHFRHSRPPETQWLNILLLSMVMLLMLFSNFVQIAIWAALFMLLNEFDEFATALYHSAVNFATLGYGDIIMSSRWRLLGPLEAANGILMFGVSTAVMTAAVMDVIKHNMDRLRQRERP; this is encoded by the coding sequence ATGCTGTTGAATCTACTGGCCGGTCTTCCCGTAATGTTCTTCTGCCTGATAATGCAGGCCATTTTCGTGACTATGTGCCTGCGTCAATACGTGCATTTCAGGCATTCCCGACCGCCTGAAACGCAATGGCTGAATATCCTGTTGTTGTCGATGGTCATGCTGCTGATGCTGTTCAGTAATTTCGTGCAGATCGCCATCTGGGCCGCGCTGTTCATGCTGCTCAACGAATTCGACGAATTCGCCACCGCGCTGTATCACTCGGCGGTCAACTTCGCGACGCTGGGCTACGGCGACATCATCATGTCCTCTCGCTGGCGTCTGCTTGGCCCATTGGAGGCCGCCAACGGAATCCTGATGTTTGGTGTCTCCACCGCGGTGATGACCGCTGCGGTGATGGATGTCATAAAGCACAACATGGACAGGCTACGGCAGCGTGAACGCCCATAG
- the ppk2 gene encoding polyphosphate kinase 2 codes for MAKDKKKTPVNSNSDERLKLTNKAYLEQLRRLHVELVKLQEWVKEKGIKICIVFEGRDGAGKGGTIKALTERVSPRVFRVVALPAPTEREKSQMYIQRYLAHMPAAGEVVIFDRSWYNRAGVERVMGFCTDQQVTRFLSLAPLMERMMVDSGVMLFKYWLEVSEEEQTRRLEARIKDGRKIWKLTPMDLKSYSCWYDYSRARDDMFKATDTDHAPWLVANSNDKKRARLNIISDLLSRIPYKNVPREKVVLPKRQKSGGYREPNYPLRRIPEKF; via the coding sequence ATGGCAAAGGACAAGAAGAAAACCCCTGTTAACAGTAACTCCGACGAACGCTTGAAACTGACGAACAAAGCCTATCTTGAGCAGTTACGCCGATTGCATGTAGAACTGGTCAAGTTGCAGGAATGGGTGAAAGAAAAGGGCATCAAGATCTGTATCGTCTTCGAGGGACGTGACGGCGCTGGCAAGGGCGGGACGATCAAGGCGCTCACCGAGAGGGTGAGCCCGCGTGTCTTTCGGGTCGTGGCATTGCCGGCACCAACCGAGCGCGAGAAGAGCCAGATGTATATACAGCGCTACCTGGCGCACATGCCAGCGGCTGGCGAAGTGGTGATCTTCGATCGCAGTTGGTACAACCGCGCAGGGGTCGAGCGTGTGATGGGATTTTGTACCGATCAGCAAGTGACCCGTTTCCTGAGCCTGGCCCCTCTCATGGAACGCATGATGGTCGACTCGGGCGTAATGCTGTTCAAGTACTGGCTGGAAGTCAGCGAAGAGGAGCAGACCCGCAGGCTTGAGGCACGGATCAAGGATGGCCGCAAAATCTGGAAACTGACGCCAATGGATCTCAAGTCATACAGCTGCTGGTATGACTACTCGCGCGCACGTGACGACATGTTCAAGGCGACCGACACCGACCATGCTCCGTGGCTTGTGGCCAACTCGAACGACAAGAAGCGGGCCCGCCTCAACATCATTTCTGATTTGCTCAGCCGCATTCCGTACAAGAATGTACCGCGCGAGAAGGTGGTTTTGCCCAAGCGGCAGAAATCAGGCGGCTATCGTGAACCGAATTATCCGCTGCGGCGAATTCCAGAAAAATTCTGA